GAGGATTTCACTTTGcccacctcctttttttcttttctttggacaATGATGGGAAACATCATGCTTGGAGCAAATGCTCCTAGCTGGATATCTGATGCAGTTGCTGGTCGACCAAAGGCTACTACAGAGAGTGCTGATTTTCCTACAGTTTCTTGGCTGACAGTGCTTATTTCTGATTCCTGTGTatggagaaaaagcaggaggacCCACTAGCTTCTCTGGTTGACTTCGTTTCAGAACCGGAGGCTCAGTTTTTGAAGACAGAGGGGCTGTTTGCCAGCAGTTGATGGCTAGCacaaaaaagagctgaaagacTAACTCCAAAGTTTGAATTCAAGAAAGGAAGGCTGTATTAAGCGTAGTCCTTGTCTGCATTAGACCCAAACTGTGAATAATGTGAACTGACCCATGAGTTACATCTGAAATATAGGGAATTAAGTGTGTTCACAGAACTTGCAAAGCCAGTATCACTCTTCAGTCAGGTTCTCAGCCACTGGCTGTGaatcatttttattcttatttaatgACATGCTGAAGATTTTATGCACCCCCTCTTCTATGATGGGCTAGTATTTTTATTAGCTAAGAGGAGTTTATGGTGACtgcaatgacagaaaataatatGGGCCTCCTTCTTCCATAACTAGCATCCTGTTCTGACTTTAGCGTTGCCCTCTGGCAACTTTTAGCAGATACCCAGGGCCCTGCAGATTCTACCCTTGGAAGCTGAATTGGTGGCTTGGAATTTGACTCTCCTTATGCTTCCAATAGGTCCGTACATCATGCAGGACAACTTCTTCCTGTCATCTCAACCCAACCCAAATGTCCAGGTTTCAGGGAAGGGCTGCCCCTTTCTCCATCAAGAGTAGAGGCTATTGAGATATCAGGTGGGAGCCCAAGATGGTAGCATGGGAAAGAGTTCACTCTCCTTCGCGTTCAAGTGTGTATAAGCCAGCATGTGTCCAGCAAGTTTTCCCAAGAGCAAGAACCCCCTCGCACAGCAAGAAAACCCAGATGACTCTGTGTAACAGTAGCAGCTGCTGAAGCTTCCTGCTGTAGTATGAGCACACTAACTGTAGAGGTTGTGCTTTTTTATCTAAATCTTATGAAGGAGCCCTCCATCTTTATTTGTTCCTCTAGTCCTCATAATTGAGCTAGGGTGACTAATTGTAGATTGTGTGAACACAATTTGTGCTGTGTGAAGTCTGAAGAGTTTTATCTTTATCATACTTGAGCTCATCTTCAGTCACTTTGTTCGTGTTTGTagaaacattaaacaaaacTCTTCAGGGAAGATTGATTGTATCTCAGTCTTAattctgtaactttttaaattgcaaCAGAAGTAGATTAGGTTATCCAGCAGGGGAGCAGAAATGGTACCAGGTTTACTGGTCCACAGACCACTGCAGTTCATAAAACCCTAGTTAGTGGGCTGTGAAATAATGACAAAGGAAATCTATATATGCAAGCAGACAGaaaagtgggaagaaaataGGCTCTGCTTTCAAtgcttatttctatttttaattggctaTAAAATAAAGCCGTTGTGACAGCATACATCTATAACGCTATAAAGCCGTTGTGACAGCACTGCACAATACTATGTGGACTCTTTTTCTCCAGTAACATTACAGGGTCTTTGACTTTGTAAAAGAGAGAATTGAGCAGCTCAAATACTGCACACTGAAAGAAATAGCAGTAGGAAATAGCCTAGCCTCATTCTTTCTATGTTGCAATTTATTCATGCTTAATTTTTCAGCCATTCCAAAGAGTTGATGTTTGTATGTCAGCCCATTTGTGACGAAAAAAGTTGAATATGTTTCACATATGGGAGTTATTGCCATTCTAGACTTTTGTTCTTCCTGTCATGCAGTTGAAAGAATATACCTTACCCCCAAGAATGAGTTTTCTGTCTCAGATAAGGTGTCTTGATAGCCACTCGAGTTACcctagtttaaaataataatgtaatgaGTAAGTGACCATGCCACATGGGGCAGATAAGGACACCCATGCTGCTgtcagctgccttccacctcaGACCAGAGATtcataagagagagaaaaaaatcatgtaatttttctttgattaagAAAGGACTTGCAATATCTGGCTTTCTTGCTTATTTGCAGAGCGCCCTGCCATTCCGGAATGCCATTCCAGGAATGGAGGGCAAGGGCTGCTTCTTGTGCAATCATTGATCTGGTCTTGGCAAGTGCCTGTTTGGCAGTAGAAAGTGCTGAAATGCCCAGTTGCTATCTCTGGGATTGTATTCATGATAGCACTAGCTAAAGTTAGGCTAACTTCGGGCAAGGGGAAGTCACCTTGTGTGATAACAACCACAATGCAAAGCTCTTCAGTGGTACGTATTACTACATAGGGTAGCTAAGTCCTCTCTGTGTTaccacctccagcagcacatCAGTTTAAAACACCCCCTTAATATGGTTAGAGCCTTCCATTTGTTGACCTGACATAGGAGAGAGATGACGCTTGAGGTTACATTAAATTAACCCCCACAAATAATGACTGCTCGTTGCTATTTCTGCTAAGTTTAATGCCTAGAATGTCCCTTGTGCTGGTCTTCTGAATATTATTCCAGCTGTAAAAGCAGATGGTAAATGTGTAGATTCTTTTCAATGACTgtcaaatgtttaattaaaatacaagagAACTTTCAACCAGTTGCTCTTGTGTGTTCTTCCTAGACCATAAATTGCTTTTTAGTGTTTTCACCAGAAGTGGAACTGAAAAttctctgttcttctctctGGAATTAATCTTGTTATACGTTAGTAAgaattttctgttgttattttttggataaaaatgcaaaacGGTTTGCTTAtatggggggtttttttgttctccttttgggagacttttttctttgtttttctaagaaagaagataattttaataaatactcACCAAGAGAGTGAAAAAATTTCTGGGAAACCATTGGCAGCCCTCTTTAATGATGTGACCCACTGTAGCAATCGCTGACTTGGCTGCCATGTCTGTAAAACAAGAACGCTTACTGTTTGGTTCTAAAGTACTTTGAGCTccatgagaaaaaaagtcttctagAAATTTTGTTTGGTTGATAAATGAAGATACCGGTTGAGCTTTTCACACTTTCCACATGTGACAGTCACCTAATAAATAAGTGGCTGTTATAAGAATGGGGATCTGTTGGGTCTCACACAGTAGGCTTAATTTATgcctcatgtcctcccccttcccctgagCTAATGCCCTTTGCAGCTCAGTGTTGCAgcctttctgtctcttcccccTACTGTTCAGTGGCTGCATGTGCCAGATACAGATGGTTGGCCTGACTGAAGACCCAACGGGCACTTGGAACTTGAGCTGCGGGAAAACACGCCGTACAGCAGCAATGCAGCCACTTTCTGAGTGGGACCCGGTCCCCAGGGAGCATGGGGAGAagttatagaatcatagaatggtttgggttggaagggaccttaaagatcatctagttccaaacccctgccgtgggcagggacaccttccactagaccaggttgctcaaagccccatccagcctggccttgaacacttccagggatgggacatccacaacctctctgggcaacctgttccagtgcctcaccaccctcacagtaaagaacttcttccttacatctaatctaaatctaccgtctttcagtttaaagccattaccctttatcctatcactacatgcccttgtaaaaagtccctctccagctttcttataagccctcttTAAGTATTGAGAGGccactataaggtctccccagagccttctcttctccaggctgaacaaccccaactctctcagtgtgtcttcatagcagaggtgctccagccctctgatcatcttcatggccctcctctggactcgctccaacaggtccatgtccttcttatgttggaggccccagagctgaatgcagtactccaggtgggatctcatgagagtggagtagagggggagaatcacctcccttgacctgctggtcacgcttcttttgatgcagcccaggatatggttggctttctgggctgcaaacgcacattgccaggtcatgttgagcttctcatcagccaacacccccaagtccttctcctcagggctgctctcaatccattctctgctcagcctgtatttgtgcttgggattgccgCGACCcgtgtgcaggaccttgcacttggccttgttgaacttcatgaggtttgcacgggcccacctctcaagcctggcatcccttccctccagcatgtcgaccacaccacacagcttgacgttgtcagcaaacttgctgagggtgcactcaatcccactgtccatgttgccgacaaagatgttaaacagcaccagttCCAAcactgacccctgaggaatgccactcgtcactgatctccacttggacatcgagccgttgaccgcaactctttgagtgtgaccatccagcctattccttatccactgagtgatccatccatcaaatccacgtctctccaatttagagacaaggatgtcatgcaggacagtgtcaaatgctttgcacaagtccaggtagaggacgtccgttgctcttcccttatccaccaatgctgtaaccctgtcgtagaaggccaccaaatttgtcaggcgctatttgcccttagtgaagccatattgaaaggctgctataaggtctccctggaaccttatcttcttcaggctgaacaaccccaattctttcagcctttcttcacaggagaggtgttccagccctctgatcattttttgTGGCCCTatggacccactctaacaggcCCATGTCTTTCTTGGACTGGGGGCCTCGGAGCTGGATGTTTCCCCCGGGTAAGTTTTGACAGCTGGCTTAGATGTATGCCCGTATTGTCAGCCTGTGCAAAAAGACTTGGTCATGAGGAAAGAAGCAATGTGAGAGGGATGCATACTTACCCCTGTGCACCATTTGGTTAGTGCATTTGTTGGAAATGGAGGGTAAAACACCCATGGGTGTAATCGCTGCAAGTAAGTTCCAACTGTCAGAGCAGTGAGGTTACGGCACAGGCCTTCCCACAGGAACAGTGTGAGCAAAATTCACCCCAGCTCTAGCTACTGTTAATGTGGAATTTGGTCAACTTATGAAAGGGGCCTCTATGACATGGTTGCCTGCAAAAGTAGGGGACTCAATGACCCAGGAGCTGCCTTCCATGTCTCTTAGGCTCAGGTCAGACTGACCCTCCATTACCAAATCTCAATAACAGGTCCAGAGTCCTCCACAGCTTCTTGCCTGTCCCACTGAGCTGGATGTGCTTGCAAAAGAGCAAATGGGGAAACAAAGCAGGACCTTTGACCCCTTGCTATCGCTATATTAGCTATGCATAAATGCCAGTGTCTCAGATGAGCATCTACCTCAGCTTCGGCTTGAGAAAGAAAGGGGGACAGGTAAGAGCTGAACTCTCTGTTTTGGGTGCTATGGACTTTGTGACTGGTGTATCTAGGACATAGAGAAGTGAGTGGAGGTGGTCTTCTGTTTTGCCTCATTTCTTATTGCAAGCCAAAGTGTGAGCCCTTCTCACGCTCCATAGCCAGGAATACTGCTGAAATGGAGGAGGGTGGGAGTGCTTGATGAGACCTGAATTGAAGCTGAGTGATGGGTGCTCCATAAGACACTCATAGGAGGGTCAAGCCCATGGTAGGGATTGCAGAGTTTCAGCGTTGGAAGATACATAACCTTTTCCCAGCTGCCTCCACCACAGGGACTGCAGGCTCTAAAGTGCGTAAGATCACCTCTTTATGCTCTTGGGAAGAAAATTTATACCTTTTGTCTACAGAGGGAGAAACTGGCTCTAGGATTAAAAATCAAGGAAGGGTGGTAACAgagcaactgctgctgctggtcagCAAATGTCTAGTGAACGGAGTGGTAGCTTTTGGAGGTAATCTGtgcacagaaggaaataaaaatggatgGAAATTTCCTTACTGTGGGATAAGAAGGAGCATTGACTTGTAGCTACCTGGCACAGGATTTAGCAAAGCATTCACATGTAATAGACTTGCAGCCTTTTTTGCCATTGCAATTCCTAACActgcaatgttttcttcatgttgCTCTGAGTGATGCAGCCCTCTAATTCAGggcataaataatttttaacttctaAACACCTTTTTAAGTGCAGCATGTTTGAAATGCTTGTTTAGATGTAATGTCATCTTTTCAATGTACCAAGTACTAAATTTTCAAGAGTTCCTccaattctgaattttttaacagacaaaataaaggaCATTGGATTAAGCTAAAGTTTGCACTTACTCCCTTTTGAGAACTTGTTCTGCCTGGACTACTATCTGCTTCATTAATCCCAGTGTGGAAAAGACAAGAGAACCTAGTTGTGTAGTTGGGTCTTTCCTCAACTACAGCAAGACAAAATACTCAGATCACCGGGTCACTAAGATGATCATTGTATGTGATGCACTCACTAGCACAATGTTCTTTAGAGcaatttaccaaaaaaaatcaatcaaaaaaatcccacattaTGAATTTTTCAGTTGTACTTATGCGTGGAGGAAACCTATTCTGACCTCTGCCAGATTTAGTGGTTTGCTTATGTGCTGAAACAAGGAATTTTAGCTCTTGTATAAAAGAAGTAGCTTTAACTGTCACATATTTCTTGGAGCTCTGAAAGCTGTCATTCATTGTGGACATCTGTGattatacaaataaaagcacactttcatttttatactaTCTTTTCCTCACTTCTTCAGAGGAAATGCACTGTGATCTTTCCTGttctcttcttcatttattGGTTAGGTTTGTTGCAAAAATCTGGTGTTTAACTGACATGTTttacttctctgaaaacaaacaaaaaattgtaCGCTGATTCCAGCAGGTCTCTTGGTGTAGAGAGTGGAACTGGTACGGCAAACCATGCTACAATCCAGGGCATTGGTGATAGCCCTGATTCTGCTCCTTAGCACCACTCTCCCCGGTAAgtctgaaaagcttttctgtctGCCTGAGACAAGGCTCAGCTCTACGGGTTCTCACTTGCCTTAGAGAAGTCTAACCCATCCATAAAGTAGGACTGAAGCCAAATAACACAGTTCAAGACCATGAATATATAGTGCTTGGCACTGTGAAACAAGTCGGTAGGAGCCTGGCATGAAAATTGGCCGTACCTGGTGCAAATGGTCTGCCATGTAAGGCCTATGACCTAGATGCCCAAAAATGAGTGATGAGGTGCTGCTGGATGCTGCTAGAGCGAATTCTGGGGGAGGCTTTGAATCTCAGAATTTCAAGTCTCTTCCCACTGTGCCTGGGGGAAGATATCAGAGACACAAGTGACTGGAGAAGCTTCATGGTTTTTTGCCTCCTCTTTCTCAGAAGTGCACTCAAAGTCCATCTTTGAGAAAGACCGTCGTGACTGGTTGGTCATCCCCGATGCAATTGCAGCTTACATCTATGAAACTGTGAACAAGATGTCTCCTAAAGTCGGTCAGTTCTTGGTGGATGCTGCCCAGACTCCAGTAGTTGTTGTAACCAGGTATGGAAAGATCCTCTGCATGAACGCCATGGatgaaaagggagagggaggagtgGGAGAAAGAACAGATTAATCAAGTTCTGTATGGGGACACCCAAAGGGAAATGAATCAGCAACCAAAGCCTGATGTAACTACAATGGGAGCAGAGTGCTGGAAGGTGGGGTGGAACAATATGGTTTCACGTGAAAGTGCAAGCTCTTCCCAGGGATGCACATTGAACACGACAATGCTCATGGGGATTGCTCTTTATACATGGGCAGTGAGGGAGGGGGCCACTGGCTGATGGGGGATCAGCCCCCCTGGAAGGGTGCTGCGGTGCTGTCTGTGAGGGGCCGAGTACTGAAGGTGCCAGGAAACACTGCCGTCACTCGATGCAAATCACAGAAATGGCTCTAGCTGTGAATACATATTCCTCAAAGAAGGGGAACGAGTTTCCTCCCAAAAGGAAAAGCGTGATGACCCTGGAGATACAGTTTCATGTAACTCATGGCAAACACATACTGCCTATTCTTGTCTTCTGAGGAAAGCCCCTCTAGGACTGTTGAGGAGCTTTGCAGTCAGTGACAGTCAGTGTGATAACTACAGCAGATAGAGATTACCCTCACGTATTTGTGTATCTATCTTACCACATACACTGTCGTCTCC
Above is a genomic segment from Gymnogyps californianus isolate 813 chromosome 1, ASM1813914v2, whole genome shotgun sequence containing:
- the LOC127029566 gene encoding apovitellenin-1 — translated: MLQSRALVIALILLLSTTLPEVHSKSIFEKDRRDWLVIPDAIAAYIYETVNKMSPKVGQFLVDAAQTPVVVVTRNFLIRETTKLSILAEQLMEKIKNLWYTKVLGY